The region GTAGCCGAAACCGGGCGCCACCAGCAGACCGTCCACACCGATTTCCTCCAGGTGGGTGAAGAGCATCTCGATCTCCAGCAGGTTGGTTTCCTTGAAGATGGTCGTGTTGGTGCAGACCCGGAATCCCAGTTGCTTGGCCTTCTTGATCCCTTCCATGGCGATCTTGAAGGCACCCTTGCGCTCCAGGATGCGGTCGTGGGTCTCCTCCAGGCCATCCATGTGCACGTTGAGGGTAAAATTGGGATGGGGCTTCATGTTGTCCAGCGCCTTTTCCAACAGGATGCCGTTGGTGCAGAGGTAGATGTGCTTGCCCCGGTCGAGCACGCCGCGGATCAGGTCGTAGACATGGGGGTAGAGGAACGGCTCGCCGCCGGTAATGGTGACGACCGGCGCCGGGCATTCGTCCACCGACTTCAAACAGTCCTCCAGGCTCATCATCTCCTGGATGGTGTCGGCGTATTCCCGGATACGGCCGCAGCCGGAACAGGCCAGGTTGCAGAGATGGGTCGGCTCAAGCATGAGGACGAGGGGGTATTTTTCCACCTTGTTGAGCTTGTTGCTGACGATATACTTGGTCAGGTCGTAGTTGAGGCGCATCGGAAAACGCATTGGTAACATCCTTTCGATTGTGTTCGACTGCAATTTGCCACAGAGCCGCAGGGGCACAGAGGACAACCGGAGAAAATCGCCTGCAAGGGATTGTTCAAGTATATCAACATAAGAATCATGCAGATTTTTATGTTTCCCCCACTTTTTTGATGTTGAAGTTCTCCGTGTCTCTGTGGCTCCGCGGCAAGATATTTTTTAAGACTTCACAAAACCTTCCACGGCGGCGGCGATCCCTTCGGCGTCGATCCCCAGATCCTTGCGCAGTTGGGCCTGGCTGCCATGCTCGACGTAGCGATCCGGGATGCCGAGCCGCTTGATCTTCACATCGTGCCGGTTGTTGTCGAAGAGCAACTCCAGCACGGCGCTCCCGAAGCCGCCCTGCAGGGCGTTCTCCTCAACGGTGACGACGCGGCCGGTTTGCCCGGCCACGGACAGGATCAGATCCCCGTCCAGCGGTTTGACGAAGCGGGCGTTGATCACGCCGGCGGAGATGCCCCGCTCCTTCAGGGTTTCGGCGGCCTCCAGGGCCGGATAGACCGTGGAGCCGATGGCGACGATGCATACGTCGCTCCCCTCCACCAGCAGTTCCCCCTTGCCGATCTCCAGGCTTTTCAGCTCGCTCTCCATCGCCACGCCGTAACCTGCCCCGCGCGGATAGCGCAGGGCCATGGGGACGCCGGAGTAGACGGCGGTCTTGAGCATATGGCGCAACTCGTTCTCGTCCTTGGGGGCCATGAGCGTCATGCCGGGCAGATGGCGCAGATAGGAGAGGTCAAAGACGCCGTGGTGGGTCGGGCCGTCATCGCCCACCAAACCGGCGCGGTCCATGGCGATGGTCACCGGCAGGTTCTGCAGACAGATGTCGTGGAAAACCTGATCGTAGGCGCGTTGCACGAAGGTGGAATAGATGGCGGCCACCGGACGGAACCCGTCGGCGGCAAGACCGGCGGCAAAGGCCAAGCCGTGCTGTTCGGCAATCCCCACGTCGAAAAACCGCTGGGGAAACCGCTCGGCGAAACGGTTGAGACCGGTCCCGTCCGGCATGGCCGCGGTGATGGCCACGATCTTGGGGTCCTGTTCGGCCAACTGCACGATGGTCTCACCGAAGACGTCGGTGTACGACTTGCTGCCCGCCTTGGGGGCGCCTTTGCCGGTGGCCACGTCAAAAACGCCTACGCCGTGGTACTTGGAGGGCGTTTCCTCAGCCGGTTTGTACCCTTTCCCCTTGGTGGTCATGACGTGCACCAGCAGGGGGCCGTCCAGTTGATTGATATTATTGAAGACTTCGACCAGTTGCGGCAAGTCGTGACCGTCCAGGGGCCCCAGATAGTCGAATCCCAGGGCTTCGAACAGCGAGCCGGGGGTGAGGAAGCCCTTCAGGGAGTTCTCCGCCCGCCGGGCAAAGTGGAGGATATCCGTACCGATGGCCGGGATATTCCGCAGCAGCCCCTGCATCTCCTTCTTCAGGTCGCGGAAGTAGCGGCCGGTCATCTTGCGGGAGATGAACGACGAAAAGGCCCCCACGTTCTTGGAAATCGACATCTCGTTGTCGTTCAGAACCACTACGAGGTTCTTCTTGAGGTGCCCGGCCTGGTTGAGCGCCTCGAAAGCCATGCCGCCGGTCAGGGAGCCGTCCCCGATAACGGCGATGGCGTGATTCTTGGTCCCTTCCAGTTCACCGGCCACCGCCATGCCGAGGCCGGCGGAGATGGAGGTGGACGAGTGCCCCACGCCAAAGGCGTCATGTTCGGATTCGCACCGTTTGGGAAACCCGGACAGCCCCTTGTACTGGCGCTGGGTGGAGAAACGTTCCCGCCGGCCGGTGAGGATCTTGTGGGTATAGGCCTGGTGCCCCACGTCCCAGATGATCTTGTCCTGGGGGGAATCGAAACAGTAATGCAGGGCAATGGTCAACTCCACCGCCCCCAGATTCGAACCCAGGTGGCCACCGGTGGTGGAGACCGTTTCCAGGAGAAAACGGCGCACCTCTTCGGCCAGGGCCGGCAACTGTTCGGGCTTGAGTTTTTTCAGGTCAGCCGGAGAGTCTATCTTGTCGAGATATTGGTACATGATCGTTTCTCCATCGAAAAATCACTGTGCTTATCCAGTTTGTTGAAAACTCAGGTTGTTCAAAAATAGTCAGATCGCCGCCCCCGCAGAATACCCCGAGGAGGCGTAGCAGGCCTACTCCGCCGAAGCAGCTTTGGCTGCGAAGGCCGGGCGCTACGCCGCACGAAAGGGTATTCGAGGATGGCGGCGAGATGGCTGTTTTTGAACAACCTCTCTATGCGTACCCGTTGCCCCTGAACCACGCTACGGCACGTTGCAGCGCATCATTTACCGGGGTCTGGGGCAACCCCAGTTCCCGTACCGCCTTGGTCGAATCGAAAAACATGAACTTTGCCGCCATCCGCACCCCTGCCAGAGGTATCAGCGGCTCTCTGCCGGTAATGCGGGCAATGGCTTCGTTGACGCAGGCCGCCAGCAGGATCGGCGTGTAGGGGAGCCGCACCCGGGGCGCCGCCAGGCCGGTGATCTCCTCCAGCAGGCCAAAGATGTCGCGCAGGGTCAGGTTGGCATTGCCCAGGATGTATTTTTCTCCCACACGCCCTTTCTGTTCCGCCAGGATATGACCCCGGGCGCAATCCTCGACGGCGATGATGTTGAGCCCCGTATCCAGGTAGGCCGGCATCTTGCGGTTGAGAAAATCGACGATGATCTTGCCGGTGGGGGTCGGCTTGATATCCAGGGGTCCGACCGGTGTTGACGGATTGACGATCACCAGGTCAAGGCCGCGGCCGACGAACCGTTCCGCCTCCCGTTCCGCCAGGAATTTGCTCTTTTTGTAATGCCCCACCATGTCGGCCAGGGCCACCGGCGTATCCTCGGTGCCCGGCGTCCCGTCGCCGGGGTTGCCGAGGGTTCCCACGCTGCTGGTATAGACCACCCGGGCCAGGCCGTTTTCCAGGGCAGCCTCCAGGACGGCCTTCGTCCCTTCCACATTGACGCGGTACATCTGCTGCGGGTCGCGGGTCCAGAGACGGTAGTCGGCGGCGGCGTGGTAGAGCACGTCGCACCCCTTGAGCCCCTGCCGCAGGCTGTCCTGGTCCCGCAGGTCCCCCTGCCACAACTCTAGATCCAGTCCCGCCAGGTTGGAGGTATCCGACCCGGCCCTCACCAGGGCGCGCACCTCACGGCCGTCTTTCAGCAACTCCCTGGCAATGCTTGCCCCGATGAAACCGGTCGCGCCGGTGATAAATGTCTTCATAGCCGCTCATTATCCGCTGATGCCGTGTCAAAACAGCCGGTTACGGCAGGTCAGGGCCGTACCTTCATAAATGGGGAAAGCCCCGGAATATGGCAAACTCGGGGCTTCCCAGCGCAACGAAATGTAATTGCCGCCAGTACGGCGCTACTTTTTGTCTCCACCTTCCGCGATCAGGCGGCGGTACTTGCCCAGCGCCGTCAGCGGGAAACAATTGCGGTAGATATGGTACTTGATCATGAAAAACTTGGGAAAACCGGTGCCGGTGAAGGCATCCTCGTCCCAGGTTCCATCCTGTTTCTGGGTGTTCAGCAGGTAGTCGATGCCGCGGGCCACGGTCTTGGACTGCACCTCGCCGGCCGCCATGAGCGCCAGCAGCGCCCACCCCGTCTGGGACGGGGTACTCGGTCCGCTGCCCATCAGCGAGCGGTCGAAGTAGGATTCGCAGACCTCCCCCCAGCCACCATCCATGTTCTGCTTGGATTTGAACCAGTTGACCGCCTTTTTGACGTAGGGCAGGGACATATCCTCGCCG is a window of Geobacter sp. FeAm09 DNA encoding:
- the hpnA gene encoding hopanoid-associated sugar epimerase; amino-acid sequence: MKTFITGATGFIGASIARELLKDGREVRALVRAGSDTSNLAGLDLELWQGDLRDQDSLRQGLKGCDVLYHAAADYRLWTRDPQQMYRVNVEGTKAVLEAALENGLARVVYTSSVGTLGNPGDGTPGTEDTPVALADMVGHYKKSKFLAEREAERFVGRGLDLVIVNPSTPVGPLDIKPTPTGKIIVDFLNRKMPAYLDTGLNIIAVEDCARGHILAEQKGRVGEKYILGNANLTLRDIFGLLEEITGLAAPRVRLPYTPILLAACVNEAIARITGREPLIPLAGVRMAAKFMFFDSTKAVRELGLPQTPVNDALQRAVAWFRGNGYA
- the hpnH gene encoding adenosyl-hopene transferase HpnH; the protein is MRFPMRLNYDLTKYIVSNKLNKVEKYPLVLMLEPTHLCNLACSGCGRIREYADTIQEMMSLEDCLKSVDECPAPVVTITGGEPFLYPHVYDLIRGVLDRGKHIYLCTNGILLEKALDNMKPHPNFTLNVHMDGLEETHDRILERKGAFKIAMEGIKKAKQLGFRVCTNTTIFKETNLLEIEMLFTHLEEIGVDGLLVAPGFGYEAVGEKLFLERREIEKKFAEVYEMSKKHRFFSTPMYLRFLKGEKKLECTPWGNPTRNPRGWKAPCYLITDAHYPTFREMMEKTDWNKYGVGKDPRCAQCMMHCGFEPTVVGEIGKSFKDILEMMIWNFT
- the dxs gene encoding 1-deoxy-D-xylulose-5-phosphate synthase, with translation MYQYLDKIDSPADLKKLKPEQLPALAEEVRRFLLETVSTTGGHLGSNLGAVELTIALHYCFDSPQDKIIWDVGHQAYTHKILTGRRERFSTQRQYKGLSGFPKRCESEHDAFGVGHSSTSISAGLGMAVAGELEGTKNHAIAVIGDGSLTGGMAFEALNQAGHLKKNLVVVLNDNEMSISKNVGAFSSFISRKMTGRYFRDLKKEMQGLLRNIPAIGTDILHFARRAENSLKGFLTPGSLFEALGFDYLGPLDGHDLPQLVEVFNNINQLDGPLLVHVMTTKGKGYKPAEETPSKYHGVGVFDVATGKGAPKAGSKSYTDVFGETIVQLAEQDPKIVAITAAMPDGTGLNRFAERFPQRFFDVGIAEQHGLAFAAGLAADGFRPVAAIYSTFVQRAYDQVFHDICLQNLPVTIAMDRAGLVGDDGPTHHGVFDLSYLRHLPGMTLMAPKDENELRHMLKTAVYSGVPMALRYPRGAGYGVAMESELKSLEIGKGELLVEGSDVCIVAIGSTVYPALEAAETLKERGISAGVINARFVKPLDGDLILSVAGQTGRVVTVEENALQGGFGSAVLELLFDNNRHDVKIKRLGIPDRYVEHGSQAQLRKDLGIDAEGIAAAVEGFVKS